The sequence AACGCGTAATGGAATGTTAGAGGTAGCCAACTTCTACGAGCACCAGGGCTTAGACTTCCCCAGTCACGCAGTAGCGATTACGATGGCGGGAAGTAAAATGTACGAACTGCAAAAAGAACAAAACTGGTTGGCAGAATTTCCCATGTTCGACTGGGTGGGAGGACGCACCTCGCAAATGTCAGCAGTAGGTTTACTCTCATCAGCTTTACTCGGGATAGATATTCGGGAACTGCTCGCAGGAGCTAAAGAAATGGACAGCGCTACCCGTATCACCGAAATTACCCAGAATCCCGCAGCTCTGTTAACCTTGGCTTGGTACTATAGCGGTGGAGGCAAAGGTACTAAAGATATGGTGATCCTCCCCTATAAGGATAGTTTGTTACTCTTTTCTCGCTACCTACAGCAACTAGTGATGGAGTCTCTAGGAAAAGAAAAAGACCTCGATGGAAATACTGTTTACCAAGGTATCGCCGTCTACGGGAACAAAGGTTCTACCGACCAACACGCTTATGTACAGCAGTTGCGAGAGGGTGTGCCCAACTTCTTCGCCACTTTTATCGAAGTATTAGAAGATAGAAATGGTCCATCCATCGAGGTAGAAACTCAAGCCACCTCGGGAGATTTTCTCTCGGGCTTACTACAGGGAACAAGAGCCGCACTCTACGAAAATAACCGGGATTCGGTCACCATCACCGTACCGCGAGTCAACGCCCGCATTGTAGGTGCTTTAATCGCTCTCTACGAAAGAGCTGTGGGTTTATACGCATCCTTGGTAAATATTAATGCCTATCACCAGCCTGGAGTAGAAGCGGGTAAAAAAGCCGCAGCTTCGGTATTGGACTTACAACGTCAAATTCTAGAAGCCATCAAGCAGTCCTCTGCGCCTCTAAGTTTGGCTGATCTAGCTGCTAAAACGGGAGCACCAGAGGAAGTCGAAACCGTGTATAAAATAGTTCGCCATTTGGCAGCTAATAATCGCGGCGTATCCTTGAAGGGCGATCACTCTCAACCCAGTAGTCTTACCGTTTCTTACAAATAACACAGGAATCGAACAAAATGCTTAAAATTGGTATCAATGGATTTGGTCGCATCGGACGTTTAGTAGCACGCATCGCCATGGAACACCCTGAAGTTGAGTTAGTAGGGGTAAATGACCTAGTTCCTGCCGATAACCTCGCTTATTTATTCAAATACGACTCTACCCACGGCACCTACAAAGGCAAAGTAGAAGCCAAAGACGATACCATACACATCGACGATCACGTTATTTCTTGTCTTTCAATCAGAGATCCCGAAGAGTTACCCTGGAAAGATTTAGAAGTAGATTACGTAGTCGAATCCACTGGGCTATTTACCAATTATGATGGTG is a genomic window of Gloeocapsa sp. PCC 73106 containing:
- a CDS encoding glucose-6-phosphate isomerase; this encodes MNKNELWQRYQDLLYYHPGLDLYLDISRMRFEDELLDSLKPKFDKAFKDMEALEKGAIANPDENRMVGHYWLRDPDIAPGAEKPEIIATLEAIEEFAAKVHQGTIKPPGAPKFTDILSVGIGGSALGPQFVSEALAPDFPPLNIHFIDNTDPAGIDRVLNRIKNRLSSTLVIVTSKSGGTPETRNGMLEVANFYEHQGLDFPSHAVAITMAGSKMYELQKEQNWLAEFPMFDWVGGRTSQMSAVGLLSSALLGIDIRELLAGAKEMDSATRITEITQNPAALLTLAWYYSGGGKGTKDMVILPYKDSLLLFSRYLQQLVMESLGKEKDLDGNTVYQGIAVYGNKGSTDQHAYVQQLREGVPNFFATFIEVLEDRNGPSIEVETQATSGDFLSGLLQGTRAALYENNRDSVTITVPRVNARIVGALIALYERAVGLYASLVNINAYHQPGVEAGKKAAASVLDLQRQILEAIKQSSAPLSLADLAAKTGAPEEVETVYKIVRHLAANNRGVSLKGDHSQPSSLTVSYK